In one Rutidosis leptorrhynchoides isolate AG116_Rl617_1_P2 chromosome 8, CSIRO_AGI_Rlap_v1, whole genome shotgun sequence genomic region, the following are encoded:
- the LOC139864115 gene encoding uncharacterized protein, whose amino-acid sequence MAAQPIHQIQHSVPFKLDLENSKYASWSELFKIHCRAHNVLDHLTSESPPASSKGKEKDDPENEELWHRHDTIILQWIYATLSTDLMDTILEPDTTAKQANTKLDDFPNVSAYCKQLKMLSNQLANVDSKVEPKRLVLQLVAGLNENYATIRTHLNQMDPLPSFYDARSKLILEESLKKVKRPSL is encoded by the exons ATGGCAGCCCAACCCATACATCAAATTCAACATTCTGTTCCTTTTAAACTTGACCTCGAAAATAGTAAATATGCTTCTTGGTCAGAATTATTCAAGATCCACTGTCGAGCACATAACGTATTAGATCATCTTACATCTGAATCACCCCCTGCATCTTCAAAAGGCAAAGAAAAAGATGATCCAGAAAATGAGGAGCTTTGGCATCGACACGATACAATTATCCTGCAATGGATATATGCTACCCTCTCCACCGATCTTATGGATACGATACTTGAACCAGATACTACGGCGAAGCAAGC CAACACCAAATTGGATGATTTTCCTAACGTCTCCGCGTACTGCAAACAACTTAAGATGCTCTCTAATCAACTTGCCAATGTCGACTCAAAGGTTGAACCTAAACGCCTGGTATTGCAACTTGTTGCCGGGTTAAATGAGAACTATGCGACTATACGGACTCATCTCAATCAAATGGACCCCTTACCTTCTTTCTACGATGCACGATCGAAACTCATCCTTGAAGAATCGCTTAAAAAAGTCAAGCGTCCATCACTGTGA